One Ahaetulla prasina isolate Xishuangbanna chromosome 1, ASM2864084v1, whole genome shotgun sequence DNA window includes the following coding sequences:
- the MYCT1 gene encoding myc target protein 1 gives MLNAMDNNSTSQENFWPPNFWNQIIIAFSVSMVIGLVIGSIIWALLTCLSGRRASAHISQWSTSSSSRRTRAAHGCVASRPGFYRNSSCERRSNLSLASLTFQRQASLDQDNSFPRKSSFRASTFHPFLQCPPLPVETESQLITLVPTSTTTTLTGISTNSFTHPEFTWSNNSLRVCHSTQTPPPAYDSIIKAFPDS, from the exons ATGTTGAATGCTATGGATAACAACAGCACAAGTCAGGAGAACTTCTGGCCACCCAATTTCTGGA atCAAATAATAATAGCATTTTCGGTTTCTATGGTCATTGGACTTGTTATTGGAAGCATAATCTGGGCCCTTTTGACTTGCCTGTCTGGCCGTAGAGCCAGTGCCCACATTTCCCAGTGGAGCACCTCATCATCCAGCCGACGTACCAGAGCTGCTCATGGCTGTGTGGCCAGCAGGCCCGGATTCTATCGCAACAGCAGCTGTGAGCGTCGAAGCAATCTCAGCTTAGCCAGCCTCACTTTCCAAAGGCAAGCGTCTTTAGACCAGGATAATTCTTTCCCAAGGAAATCAAGTTTTCGGGCCTCCACATTTCACCCTTTTCTCCAATGCCCTCCACTTCCTGTGGAAACTGAGAGTCAGTTGATTACCCTGGTCCCCACCAGTACCACCACCACACTTACTGGAATTTCCACCAACAGCTTCACTCATCCAGAATTCACTTGGTCAAATAACAGTCTTCGTGTCTGCCATTCAACACAAACTCCGCCTCCTGCCTATGACTCTATCATAAAGGCTTTCCCAGACTCTTGA